In Streptomyces thermolilacinus SPC6, a single genomic region encodes these proteins:
- a CDS encoding CapA family protein, with protein sequence MSRRTALAATALLAAATAAACTAAPRSSTPAPPAAPSAKDPAVRPFTLAATGDVLPHASVIRAARADANGAGYDFRPMLAGVAPVISAADLAICHMETVYGDDGGPFTGYPSFKSPPQVADALRATGYDSCSTASNHTLDAGPDGIRRTLDHLDRVGIRHAGSARTAEEANTPTLLEAGGARVAHLAYTYGTNGIPVPEDQPWSVNLIDESRVLSDARAAREAGADVVVVSLHWGTEWQTAPDRQQIELGRALTASTTAGRPDIDLILGTHAHVPQAYEKVNGTWIVYGMGDQIAGAMVNHSGAHDPRGNEGTIGRFTFAPPRTPGGRWEVTRAEFVPQWFDTAANRVIDLNAAVTSGDTALAPVRERITSVVLSRGAAAQGLVRATR encoded by the coding sequence ATGTCCCGACGGACGGCCCTCGCCGCCACCGCCCTGCTCGCCGCGGCCACCGCGGCCGCCTGCACGGCCGCCCCCCGCTCGTCCACGCCCGCGCCCCCGGCCGCGCCGTCCGCCAAGGACCCCGCCGTCCGGCCCTTCACGCTCGCCGCGACCGGCGACGTACTTCCGCACGCCTCGGTCATCAGGGCGGCCCGCGCCGACGCGAACGGCGCGGGATACGACTTCCGCCCCATGCTCGCCGGGGTCGCCCCCGTCATCTCCGCCGCCGACCTGGCCATCTGCCACATGGAGACCGTGTACGGCGACGACGGCGGCCCCTTCACCGGCTACCCCTCGTTCAAGTCGCCCCCGCAGGTCGCCGACGCCCTGCGCGCCACCGGCTACGACTCCTGCTCCACCGCCTCCAACCACACCCTCGACGCGGGCCCCGACGGCATCCGCCGCACCCTCGACCACCTCGACCGCGTCGGCATCCGGCACGCGGGCTCGGCCCGCACCGCCGAGGAGGCCAACACGCCCACCCTCCTGGAGGCCGGCGGGGCCCGCGTCGCCCATCTCGCCTACACGTACGGGACGAACGGCATCCCCGTCCCCGAGGACCAGCCCTGGTCGGTCAACCTCATCGACGAGAGCCGCGTCCTCAGCGACGCGCGGGCCGCCCGCGAAGCCGGGGCCGACGTGGTCGTCGTCAGCCTCCACTGGGGCACCGAGTGGCAGACCGCCCCCGACCGGCAGCAGATCGAACTCGGCCGCGCCCTCACCGCCTCCACCACCGCCGGCCGCCCCGACATCGACCTCATCCTCGGCACCCACGCCCATGTCCCCCAGGCGTACGAGAAGGTCAACGGCACCTGGATCGTCTACGGCATGGGCGACCAGATCGCCGGGGCCATGGTCAACCACTCGGGCGCCCACGACCCGCGCGGCAACGAGGGCACCATCGGCCGCTTCACCTTCGCCCCGCCCCGCACCCCCGGTGGCCGCTGGGAGGTCACCCGCGCCGAGTTCGTCCCGCAGTGGTTCGACACGGCCGCCAACCGGGTCATCGACCTGAACGCCGCCGTCACCTCCGGAGACACCGCCCTCGCCCCGGTGCGGGAACGCATCACCAGCGTCGTCCTCAGCCGGGGCGCCGCGGCCCAGGGCCTCGTCCGCGCCACCCGCTAG
- a CDS encoding sigma-70 family RNA polymerase sigma factor: MTTAMTTTDERALEELQREHGPALLSFLLGLTHGDRQRAEDLLQETLVRAWQHPEAFEAPYESMRPWLFTVGRRLAIDARRSRMARPTEIGDGVLASTPDPADATESAVAALDVRAAVAGLSPAHRVVLERIYFDGLTVSEAAEELGIPAGTVKSRSYYALRALGRCLPGYSRSRPSGGRGPAARPGRARG; this comes from the coding sequence ATGACGACGGCCATGACGACCACCGACGAGCGGGCCTTGGAGGAGCTCCAGCGGGAACACGGACCGGCGCTGCTGAGCTTCCTCCTCGGGCTCACCCACGGCGACCGGCAGCGCGCCGAGGACCTCCTCCAGGAGACGCTGGTCCGGGCGTGGCAGCACCCCGAGGCGTTCGAGGCGCCGTACGAGTCGATGCGGCCCTGGCTGTTCACGGTCGGCCGACGGCTGGCGATCGACGCGCGGCGCTCCCGGATGGCGCGCCCCACGGAGATCGGCGACGGGGTCCTCGCCTCCACCCCCGACCCCGCCGACGCCACCGAGTCGGCGGTCGCCGCGCTCGACGTACGGGCGGCGGTGGCCGGGCTGAGCCCCGCGCACCGCGTCGTGCTGGAGCGGATCTACTTCGACGGGCTGACGGTCAGCGAGGCGGCGGAGGAGCTCGGTATACCCGCCGGGACGGTCAAGTCACGCTCGTACTACGCGCTGCGGGCCCTCGGCCGGTGCCTGCCCGGGTACAGCCGCTCCCGCCCGTCCGGCGGCAGGGGCCCGGCGGCGCGCCCGGGGCGGGCTCGTGGCTGA
- a CDS encoding carboxylate-amine ligase, with translation MVAVPAPGEVTLGVEEEYLLVDAVDGVPVGGAGDVLDADRALRGPDGGPDPGLQRELLASMAETATGVCTGLAELRAELNASRARLESAARKAGLRPLASGTAPMAAPARTVTPTRHYRQMARLYGRLTDETETCGCHVHVGVPDRESAVAVLNHLRPWLPVLLALSANSPYHRGTDTGHASWRALTLSRWPTHQIPPRFASAAQYDRTVAALRRTGVLPSRAANAYWLARPSHHLPTVEVRVADVTPSVDEAVLQAGLTRALVTSALHAVVRGRPAPRLPDHAAGAALWTAARYGVSGPALHPETGERVPAAEAVRALLHRVRPALEASGDEAEVRELAERVLAHGTGADRQRRRADPGTPWEAL, from the coding sequence ATGGTCGCGGTGCCCGCGCCTGGCGAGGTGACCCTGGGGGTCGAGGAGGAGTACCTCCTCGTCGACGCGGTGGACGGCGTCCCGGTGGGCGGCGCGGGTGACGTCCTGGACGCCGACCGGGCCTTACGCGGGCCGGACGGCGGACCGGACCCGGGCCTCCAGCGGGAGCTGCTGGCGTCGATGGCGGAGACGGCGACCGGCGTGTGCACCGGCCTCGCGGAGCTGCGCGCCGAACTGAACGCCTCCCGCGCCCGCCTGGAGAGCGCCGCCCGCAAGGCCGGGCTGCGCCCGCTGGCCAGCGGTACGGCCCCGATGGCCGCCCCGGCCCGGACGGTCACCCCGACCCGGCACTACCGGCAGATGGCCCGGCTGTACGGGCGGCTCACCGACGAGACGGAGACCTGCGGCTGCCACGTCCACGTCGGCGTGCCCGACCGGGAGTCCGCCGTCGCCGTCCTGAACCACCTGCGGCCCTGGCTGCCCGTCCTGCTGGCGCTGTCCGCGAACTCCCCGTACCACCGGGGCACCGACACAGGCCACGCGAGCTGGCGCGCGCTCACCCTGTCCCGCTGGCCCACCCACCAGATCCCGCCGCGCTTCGCGTCCGCCGCGCAGTACGACCGTACGGTGGCCGCCCTGCGCCGTACGGGCGTGCTGCCCTCCCGCGCGGCCAACGCCTACTGGCTCGCGCGGCCCTCCCACCATCTGCCGACCGTCGAGGTGCGGGTGGCGGACGTCACGCCCAGCGTGGACGAGGCCGTCCTCCAGGCCGGGCTGACCCGCGCCCTGGTGACCAGCGCGCTGCACGCGGTCGTACGGGGCCGCCCGGCGCCCCGGCTGCCCGACCACGCGGCGGGCGCCGCCCTGTGGACGGCGGCCCGGTACGGGGTGAGCGGCCCCGCCCTGCACCCCGAGACCGGCGAGCGCGTCCCCGCGGCCGAGGCGGTACGGGCGCTGCTCCACCGGGTGCGGCCCGCGCTGGAGGCGAGCGGCGACGAGGCCGAGGTGCGGGAACTGGCGGAGCGGGTCCTCGCCCACGGCACGGGCGCCGACCGGCAGCGCCGCCGCGCCGACCCGGGCACGCCGTGGGAAGCGCTGTAG
- a CDS encoding sensor histidine kinase, with the protein MTGTLFAALAATGALLLGAGFALGRLAARRERRDGLDLGTPVERATFHTLHTASLAAPPLRAGLTEDTARKAARRLRPLLGTDALALTDRTGVLAWDGTGGHHAEQVMEHVAEVLASGRGQSVRAGCADPGCPLRWAVIAPLTGEEGVVGALVAYGSHESAVLVRAATEVARWVSVQLELAELDLSRTRLIEAEIRALRAQISPHFVYNSLAAIASFVRTDPERARELLLEFADFTRYSFRRHGEFAQLADELRSIEQYLALAGARFGDRLQVTLQVAPEVLPVTLPFLCLQPLVENAVKHGLEDSRTTCRITIAARDAGAEAVVTIEDDGVGMDPAVLRAILAGERPQSSGIGLSNVDERLRQVYGDDYGLVVETGVDAGMKVIVRVPKYRAGVHRDAP; encoded by the coding sequence GTGACCGGCACGCTGTTCGCCGCGCTCGCCGCCACGGGGGCGCTGCTGCTCGGCGCCGGGTTCGCGCTCGGCCGGCTGGCCGCACGCCGGGAGCGGCGCGACGGCCTCGACCTCGGCACCCCCGTCGAACGTGCCACCTTCCACACCCTGCACACCGCGTCCCTCGCCGCCCCGCCCCTGCGCGCCGGGCTCACCGAGGACACCGCCCGCAAGGCCGCCCGCCGCCTGCGGCCCCTGCTGGGCACCGACGCCCTCGCGCTGACCGACCGCACGGGCGTCCTCGCCTGGGACGGTACGGGCGGCCACCACGCCGAGCAGGTTATGGAGCACGTCGCGGAGGTCCTCGCCTCGGGGCGCGGGCAGAGCGTCCGCGCGGGGTGCGCCGACCCGGGCTGCCCCCTGCGCTGGGCCGTCATCGCGCCGCTGACCGGCGAGGAGGGCGTCGTCGGCGCGCTCGTCGCGTACGGGTCCCACGAGTCCGCCGTCCTGGTGCGCGCCGCGACGGAGGTCGCCCGCTGGGTGTCCGTCCAGCTCGAACTGGCCGAGCTGGACCTGTCCCGGACTCGGCTCATCGAGGCGGAGATCCGCGCCCTGCGCGCCCAGATCTCCCCGCACTTCGTCTACAACTCGCTGGCCGCGATCGCCTCGTTCGTGCGCACCGACCCGGAGCGGGCGCGGGAACTGCTGCTGGAGTTCGCCGACTTCACCCGGTACTCGTTCCGCCGCCACGGCGAGTTCGCGCAGCTCGCCGACGAACTGCGCTCCATCGAGCAGTACCTCGCGCTCGCCGGGGCCCGGTTCGGCGACCGGCTCCAGGTGACCTTGCAGGTGGCGCCGGAGGTGCTGCCGGTGACGCTGCCGTTCCTGTGCCTCCAGCCGCTGGTGGAGAACGCCGTCAAGCACGGCCTGGAGGACTCCCGCACGACGTGCCGGATCACCATCGCCGCCCGGGACGCGGGCGCCGAGGCCGTGGTGACCATCGAGGACGACGGCGTCGGCATGGACCCGGCCGTGCTGCGCGCCATCCTCGCGGGCGAGCGCCCCCAGTCGTCCGGCATCGGGCTGTCCAACGTGGACGAGCGGCTGCGTCAGGTGTACGGCGACGACTACGGCCTCGTGGTGGAGACGGGCGTCGACGCGGGCATGAAGGTCATCGTCCGCGTCCCCAAGTACCGGGCTGGCGTCCACCGCGACGCGCCGTGA
- a CDS encoding sodium/solute symporter, with the protein MNQTHAMAAVAAVVAATLLIGSLGLRISRTTSDFYVASRTVKPALNAAAISGEYLSAASFLGVAGLVLLQGPAMLWYPVGYTAGYLVLLVLVAAPLRRSGAYTLSDFAEARLESPHVRRLASLFVVGIGWLYLLPQLQGAGLTLEILTGAPDWFGGLLVAVVVTGAVAAGGMRSITFVQAFQYWLKLTALLVPALFLAAAWVADDAPRARFDAPAVFREHTSVRVDDTVRLDLDAPLTLAVTGTVDGTPYDGGTATLGEGLHRVESGTVLGFPPGAHVPERAPDPDDPLGWSGSLSGGPEGQRLYATYGLVLATFLGTMGLPHVAVRFYTSPDGRAARRTTLVVLGLVGAFYLLPPVYGALGRIYAPELALTGDADAAVLVLPDRLVGGTAGDLLGALVAGGAFAAFLSTASGLTMSVAGVLSQDVLPSRGVRHFRLATPLAMGVPLALSLVATNVPVADAVGLAFAVSASSFCPLLVLGIWWRRLTPPGAVAGLLGGGGAALTAVMATRAGLAPDGWPHTLMAWPAVWSVPLGFLTMVGVSLATPRRIPPGTRATLARLHLPEGLIGRPRTDGAER; encoded by the coding sequence GTGAACCAGACCCACGCGATGGCGGCGGTCGCCGCGGTCGTCGCCGCCACCCTCCTCATCGGCTCCCTCGGCCTGCGGATCTCGCGCACCACCTCCGACTTCTACGTCGCCTCGCGCACCGTCAAGCCCGCCCTGAACGCCGCCGCGATCAGCGGCGAGTACCTGTCGGCGGCCTCCTTCCTCGGCGTCGCCGGGCTGGTGCTCCTCCAGGGCCCCGCCATGCTCTGGTACCCGGTCGGCTACACCGCCGGATACCTGGTGCTGCTCGTCCTCGTCGCCGCACCGCTGCGCCGCTCCGGCGCGTACACGCTCTCCGACTTCGCCGAGGCCCGCCTCGAATCGCCGCACGTCCGCCGCCTCGCCAGCCTCTTCGTCGTCGGGATCGGCTGGCTGTACCTGCTGCCGCAGCTCCAGGGCGCCGGCCTGACCCTGGAGATCCTGACCGGCGCGCCCGACTGGTTTGGCGGCCTCCTCGTCGCCGTCGTCGTCACCGGCGCGGTCGCGGCGGGCGGCATGCGCAGCATCACCTTCGTCCAGGCGTTCCAGTACTGGCTGAAGCTGACCGCGCTGCTCGTGCCCGCGCTGTTCCTGGCAGCCGCGTGGGTGGCGGACGACGCGCCGCGCGCCCGGTTCGACGCGCCCGCCGTCTTCCGCGAGCACACCTCCGTACGCGTGGACGACACGGTCCGCCTCGACCTCGACGCCCCGCTGACCCTCGCCGTCACCGGCACCGTGGACGGCACCCCGTACGACGGCGGGACGGCCACCCTCGGCGAGGGCCTGCACCGCGTCGAGTCCGGTACCGTCCTCGGCTTCCCGCCGGGCGCGCACGTTCCGGAACGGGCCCCCGACCCGGACGACCCGCTCGGCTGGTCCGGCTCCCTGTCCGGCGGCCCCGAGGGGCAGCGGCTCTACGCCACGTACGGTCTGGTCCTCGCCACGTTCCTCGGCACCATGGGCCTGCCGCACGTCGCCGTCCGCTTCTACACGAGCCCCGACGGGCGGGCCGCGCGCCGCACCACCCTCGTCGTCCTCGGCCTGGTCGGCGCGTTCTACCTGCTGCCGCCCGTGTACGGGGCACTCGGCCGGATCTACGCGCCCGAGCTGGCGCTGACCGGCGACGCCGACGCGGCCGTGCTGGTGCTGCCGGACCGGCTGGTCGGCGGGACGGCGGGGGACCTGCTGGGGGCGCTGGTGGCGGGCGGCGCGTTCGCCGCGTTCCTGTCGACGGCGTCCGGGCTCACCATGTCGGTCGCCGGGGTCCTCAGCCAGGACGTGCTGCCCTCGCGCGGCGTGCGGCACTTCCGGCTGGCGACGCCGCTGGCCATGGGCGTGCCGCTGGCGCTGAGCCTCGTCGCGACGAACGTGCCGGTCGCCGACGCGGTGGGGCTCGCCTTCGCCGTGTCAGCGTCGTCGTTCTGCCCGCTGCTCGTGCTGGGCATCTGGTGGCGGCGCCTCACCCCGCCCGGCGCGGTCGCCGGGCTCCTCGGGGGCGGCGGCGCCGCGCTCACGGCCGTCATGGCGACCCGTGCCGGGCTCGCCCCGGACGGCTGGCCGCACACCCTGATGGCGTGGCCCGCCGTGTGGTCCGTACCGCTGGGCTTCCTCACCATGGTGGGCGTCTCGCTCGCCACCCCCCGCCGCATCCCGCCGGGCACCCGGGCGACACTCGCCCGGCTGCACCTGCCCGAGGGGCTGATCGGCCGCCCCAGGACCGACGGGGCCGAGCGGTGA
- a CDS encoding LytR/AlgR family response regulator transcription factor, producing MLRVLAVDDEKPALEELLYLLRSDPRVRSAEGATDATEALRRIGRALEAGPDGDDAIDVVFLDIHMAGLTGLDVARLLAGFARPPLVVFVTAHEGFAVQAFDLKAVDYVLKPVRRERLAEAVRRVSDLTGPAPAAQAPAEQVPVELGGVTRFVPVDDIAYVEAQGDYARLHTDEGSHLVRIPLSTLEERWAARGFVRIHRSHLVALGRIDELRLDGGATTVRVGSAELSVSRRHARHLRDLLMRHVRA from the coding sequence ATGCTGCGCGTACTGGCCGTCGACGACGAGAAGCCCGCCCTGGAGGAGCTGCTCTACCTGCTGCGCTCCGACCCCCGGGTCCGCAGCGCGGAGGGCGCCACCGACGCCACGGAGGCGCTGCGCCGCATCGGCCGGGCGCTGGAGGCCGGCCCGGACGGCGACGACGCCATCGACGTGGTCTTCCTCGACATCCACATGGCCGGGCTGACCGGACTGGACGTGGCGCGGCTGCTCGCCGGCTTCGCGAGGCCCCCGCTGGTCGTGTTCGTCACCGCCCACGAGGGGTTCGCCGTGCAGGCGTTCGACCTGAAGGCGGTGGACTACGTCCTCAAGCCCGTCCGCAGGGAGCGCCTCGCGGAGGCCGTGCGCCGGGTGAGCGACCTGACCGGGCCCGCCCCCGCGGCCCAGGCACCGGCCGAGCAGGTCCCCGTGGAGCTCGGCGGCGTCACCCGGTTCGTGCCCGTGGACGACATCGCGTACGTCGAGGCGCAGGGCGACTACGCGCGGCTGCACACCGACGAGGGCAGCCACCTCGTCCGCATCCCGCTCTCCACCCTGGAGGAGCGCTGGGCGGCGCGCGGCTTCGTCCGGATACACCGCAGCCACCTCGTCGCGCTCGGCCGCATCGACGAACTGCGGCTCGACGGCGGCGCCACGACCGTACGGGTCGGCAGCGCCGAGCTGTCCGTCAGCCGCCGCCACGCCCGCCACCTGCGCGACCTGCTGATGCGGCACGTCCGCGCGTGA
- a CDS encoding Fpg/Nei family DNA glycosylase produces MPELPEVEALREFLDVHLTGKEIARVLPVAISVLKTYDPPLTALEGATVTAVGRHGKYLDITADGLHLLIHLARAGWLQWRDALPPGPPRPGKGPLALRTALTGGDGFDLTEAGTTKRLAVHLVHDPAEVPGVARLGPDPLADDFDRDAFAALLAGERRQIKGALRDQGLIAGIGNAYSDEILHAARMSPFKPVQNLSDEEVTGLYEALRTTLAGAVARSHGLEAGKLKAEKKTGLRVHGRTGEPCPVCGDTIREVSFSDSSLQYCPTCQTGGKPLADRRLSRLLK; encoded by the coding sequence ATGCCCGAACTGCCCGAGGTCGAAGCGCTCCGCGAGTTCCTCGACGTCCACCTCACCGGCAAGGAGATCGCCCGCGTCCTGCCCGTCGCGATCAGCGTGCTCAAGACGTACGACCCGCCCCTGACCGCCCTCGAAGGGGCGACGGTCACCGCCGTCGGCCGGCACGGCAAGTACCTGGACATCACCGCCGACGGCCTCCACCTGCTGATCCACCTGGCCCGCGCGGGCTGGCTCCAGTGGCGCGACGCGCTGCCGCCGGGCCCGCCCCGTCCCGGCAAGGGCCCGCTGGCGCTGCGTACCGCGCTGACCGGCGGGGACGGCTTCGACCTGACCGAGGCGGGGACCACCAAGCGGCTCGCCGTGCACCTCGTCCACGACCCGGCGGAGGTCCCGGGCGTGGCCCGGCTGGGCCCCGACCCGCTCGCCGACGACTTCGACCGGGACGCGTTCGCCGCGCTCCTGGCGGGGGAGCGGCGGCAGATCAAGGGCGCCCTGCGCGACCAGGGCCTCATCGCGGGCATCGGCAACGCGTACAGCGACGAGATCCTCCACGCCGCCCGCATGTCGCCGTTCAAGCCCGTCCAGAACCTCAGCGACGAGGAGGTCACCGGGCTGTACGAGGCGCTGCGCACCACCCTCGCGGGCGCGGTCGCCCGCTCGCACGGACTGGAGGCCGGGAAGCTGAAGGCCGAGAAGAAGACCGGGCTGCGCGTCCACGGCCGCACCGGCGAGCCCTGTCCCGTGTGCGGGGACACGATCCGCGAGGTGTCCTTCAGCGACTCGTCCCTCCAGTACTGTCCGACGTGCCAGACCGGCGGCAAGCCGCTGGCCGACCGGCGCCTGTCGCGCCTGCTGAAGTAG
- a CDS encoding SpoIIE family protein phosphatase: MVDPAADALSLPEDWPAHPDLSLSLNRMGSFDWDLDTGLMHMDAVALDLFDMDPAEYDGRPESLGPRVPPGESVRLDGMVSQALKNGSSHYGAYFRVRTREGTLRWTHTQGFIRRDGGGRPHRIIGIVRDATQELAESTTRMEVDAERRRRTSVVESTTAALAHARTVQDVIDVLIDSHGLEHLGATSVVMGLLEAGGRIHLVADGPRGSFVPGTRYTRVDEEYPMSEVVRTLAPRFIESPEDFASSYPILWPHITDLGVTSAAYLPLIAQARPIGAMGLLYSGKNGFTPDERDVLVALGSSIAQSLQRAMLFEQEHDLAEGLQQAMLPRRIPDIPGAQIAVRYRAARLGRDIGGDWYDVIPLPNGRVGAVIGDVQGHDTHAAAVMGQLRIVLRAYAAEGHSPATVMARASVFLRELDTDRFATCTYMEVDLATGVVQVVRAGHVDPLLRDTDGDCRRVCVQGALPLGLSAEFGALDYPVSVLELDPGQTLVLYTDGLVEQPGADLDEGLRWLTDRVRTGPADLQTLADQLCDAVGDRGGDDDVAILLLRRRVGYSPQGGGKLQQHVAQNDPEALRAARHMIRAAVRAWGAGERADEIELAADELVTNALLHTDGGAVVTLRMLTGHERRLRVEVEDRSSVLPRRRDADTSGVSGRGLLLVDQLADVWGVESRGGGKCVWCEFGVPGRSGETREIRPGFGVVGPAGEAGSRIWRC; encoded by the coding sequence ATGGTTGATCCGGCAGCGGATGCCCTGTCGCTTCCCGAGGACTGGCCCGCCCACCCGGATCTGAGCCTGTCCCTCAACCGCATGGGCAGCTTCGACTGGGACCTCGACACCGGGCTCATGCACATGGACGCGGTCGCCCTCGACCTCTTCGACATGGACCCCGCCGAGTACGACGGGCGGCCCGAGAGCCTCGGACCGAGGGTCCCGCCCGGCGAGTCCGTACGCCTCGACGGCATGGTCTCGCAGGCCCTGAAGAACGGCAGCAGCCACTACGGTGCCTACTTCCGCGTCCGCACCCGCGAGGGCACCCTGCGCTGGACCCACACCCAGGGGTTCATCCGCCGCGACGGCGGCGGCCGCCCGCACCGGATCATCGGCATCGTTCGCGACGCCACCCAGGAGCTGGCCGAGTCCACCACCCGCATGGAGGTGGACGCCGAGCGCCGCCGCCGGACCAGCGTCGTGGAGTCCACCACCGCCGCCCTCGCCCACGCCCGCACCGTCCAGGACGTCATCGACGTGCTGATCGACTCCCACGGCCTGGAGCACCTCGGCGCGACCAGCGTCGTCATGGGCCTGCTGGAGGCGGGCGGACGCATCCACCTCGTCGCCGACGGACCGCGCGGCTCCTTCGTGCCCGGCACCCGCTACACGCGCGTGGACGAGGAGTACCCGATGAGCGAGGTCGTCCGCACCCTCGCGCCCCGTTTCATCGAGTCGCCCGAGGACTTCGCCTCCTCGTACCCCATCCTCTGGCCGCACATCACCGACCTGGGGGTCACCTCGGCCGCCTACCTGCCCCTCATCGCCCAGGCACGCCCCATCGGCGCCATGGGGCTGCTCTACAGCGGCAAGAACGGCTTCACGCCCGACGAGCGGGACGTCCTCGTCGCCCTGGGCAGCAGCATCGCGCAGAGCCTCCAGCGGGCCATGCTGTTCGAGCAGGAGCACGACCTGGCGGAGGGCCTCCAGCAGGCCATGCTCCCGCGCCGCATCCCCGACATCCCCGGCGCGCAGATCGCCGTCCGCTACCGGGCGGCCCGCCTCGGCCGGGACATCGGCGGCGACTGGTACGACGTCATCCCCCTGCCCAACGGCCGGGTCGGCGCCGTCATCGGGGACGTACAAGGCCACGACACCCACGCCGCCGCCGTCATGGGCCAGCTCCGGATCGTGCTGCGCGCCTACGCCGCCGAGGGCCACAGCCCCGCCACCGTCATGGCCCGCGCCTCGGTCTTCCTCCGCGAACTGGACACCGACCGCTTCGCCACCTGCACCTACATGGAGGTGGACCTGGCGACCGGCGTCGTCCAGGTCGTACGGGCCGGCCATGTCGATCCGCTGCTGCGCGACACGGACGGCGACTGCCGCCGGGTGTGCGTGCAGGGCGCGCTGCCGCTCGGCCTGTCCGCCGAGTTCGGCGCCCTCGACTACCCGGTCAGCGTCCTCGAACTGGACCCGGGCCAGACCCTCGTCCTGTACACCGACGGCCTCGTCGAGCAGCCCGGCGCCGACCTGGACGAGGGCCTGCGCTGGCTCACCGACCGGGTCCGCACCGGCCCGGCCGACCTCCAGACGCTCGCCGACCAGCTGTGCGACGCCGTGGGGGACCGGGGCGGCGACGACGACGTGGCGATCCTGCTGCTGCGCCGCCGGGTCGGCTACTCCCCGCAGGGAGGCGGCAAGCTGCAGCAGCACGTCGCCCAGAACGACCCCGAGGCGCTGCGCGCCGCCCGCCACATGATCCGCGCCGCCGTACGGGCCTGGGGCGCGGGGGAGCGGGCCGACGAGATCGAACTGGCCGCCGACGAACTGGTCACCAACGCGCTGCTGCACACCGACGGCGGGGCCGTCGTCACCCTGCGGATGCTCACCGGGCACGAGCGGCGGCTCCGTGTCGAGGTCGAGGACCGCTCCAGCGTCCTGCCGCGCCGCCGCGACGCGGACACCAGCGGCGTGTCGGGGCGTGGACTGCTGCTCGTGGACCAGCTCGCCGACGTGTGGGGCGTCGAGTCGCGCGGCGGCGGGAAGTGCGTGTGGTGCGAGTTCGGGGTCCCCGGCCGCTCGGGCGAGACCCGCGAGATCCGGCCGGGCTTCGGCGTGGTCGGCCCCGCGGGCGAGGCGGGCAGCCGGATATGGCGGTGCTGA
- a CDS encoding DUF6777 domain-containing protein, translated as MVSLAALAGLLATGCGGDDPRPAARPTATADAVPLLQAAAEPGPHPFTASTVLTADRAAARTSPSPTAPAGPSASASAPAGPRRVDGATPGLYGGTHSLPSCDVDQQARFLTADEAKARAFAQAAGVTPGGLGTWLRGLTPVMLRADTRVTGHGYRDGAAVPYQSVLQAGTAVLVDEYGAPRVRCAAGNPLRTPTDVPHATAYRGEPWPAFRSERIVLVSPTQRALDSILLVNVFNDTWLERKAGTRGDQDRKPEVPPAYEAARHVVDAPVPDAARAGAVAGPAAPRATPGRPSPAVPPPPPSRGEAPAAPRSSGSPDQPSAPERPAPPPAPERPSAPEPVVPDGPAEPEGAAPDAPGGDVLYGPLPDPAAEE; from the coding sequence ATGGTGTCGCTGGCGGCCCTCGCCGGGCTGCTCGCCACCGGCTGCGGCGGCGACGACCCCCGCCCCGCCGCCCGCCCCACCGCGACGGCCGACGCCGTACCCCTGCTCCAGGCCGCCGCCGAACCGGGCCCGCACCCCTTCACCGCCTCCACCGTCCTGACGGCCGACCGCGCCGCCGCGCGCACCTCCCCGTCCCCCACCGCGCCCGCGGGCCCCTCCGCGTCGGCGTCCGCCCCCGCGGGGCCCCGCAGGGTGGACGGCGCGACACCGGGCCTGTACGGCGGTACGCACTCCCTGCCCAGCTGCGACGTGGACCAGCAGGCGCGGTTCCTCACCGCCGACGAGGCCAAGGCCCGCGCCTTCGCCCAGGCCGCCGGGGTCACCCCCGGCGGGCTCGGCACCTGGCTGCGCGGGCTCACGCCCGTGATGCTCCGCGCCGACACCCGCGTGACCGGCCACGGGTACCGCGACGGCGCGGCCGTCCCGTACCAGAGCGTCCTCCAGGCGGGCACCGCCGTCCTCGTGGACGAGTACGGCGCGCCCCGCGTCCGCTGCGCCGCGGGCAACCCGCTGCGCACCCCCACCGACGTGCCGCACGCCACCGCGTACCGGGGCGAGCCCTGGCCCGCCTTCAGGTCCGAACGGATCGTGCTGGTCAGCCCGACGCAACGGGCCCTCGACAGCATCCTCCTCGTCAACGTCTTCAACGACACCTGGCTCGAACGCAAGGCCGGCACCCGCGGCGACCAGGACCGCAAGCCCGAGGTGCCCCCGGCGTACGAGGCCGCGCGGCACGTGGTGGACGCGCCGGTGCCGGACGCCGCCCGCGCGGGCGCGGTCGCCGGTCCCGCCGCCCCGCGCGCGACCCCCGGCCGCCCGTCCCCGGCCGTCCCGCCGCCCCCGCCCTCCCGTGGCGAGGCCCCCGCCGCGCCGCGGTCGTCCGGCTCGCCGGACCAGCCCTCCGCGCCGGAGCGCCCCGCCCCGCCGCCCGCGCCCGAACGGCCGTCCGCTCCGGAGCCGGTGGTGCCCGACGGACCCGCGGAGCCCGAGGGCGCGGCGCCGGACGCGCCCGGGGGTGACGTCCTGTACGGGCCGCTGCCCGACCCGGCGGCGGAGGAATGA